Proteins encoded within one genomic window of Candidatus Syntrophocurvum alkaliphilum:
- a CDS encoding GerAB/ArcD/ProY family transporter: MNLDPGKIASSQLSFLVIGFLIGSSVLFPPGTFAGNAAWATVLVGASIGLLYLYIYIKLINKYPGKTIVEINEDILGVYLGKLFSFLYLLYFFHLGALVLRNFGDGYKIFLTKTPVEVIMLTFILLSAYAIKSGIEVIGRTTGFFILIIFFIIIMDTILVYRMVEIERLLPMFDISVKKFLQISFAASAFPFAEIVVFLMIVGFVNKQKETGKALIVGYIVVVGYLLLVAIRNVAVLGPLVTVEKYPSLMVVRLIDVAEVFTRIDVLVAFIIVIVAFVKITICYYATVLGVAQVTKMQTYKPLTLPIGILMLILAIIQFDNVAENINFAIDVYPYYALLFQFILPFLTLIIGYIRKFPGAETLND, from the coding sequence ATGAATCTTGATCCCGGTAAAATAGCTTCATCACAATTATCATTTTTAGTTATAGGTTTTCTCATAGGTTCATCTGTTCTTTTTCCACCTGGAACATTTGCAGGTAATGCTGCATGGGCTACAGTACTTGTGGGCGCATCTATTGGATTATTATATTTATACATATATATTAAATTAATAAACAAATATCCCGGAAAAACTATTGTGGAAATTAATGAAGATATATTAGGAGTTTATCTAGGTAAGCTTTTTTCTTTTTTATATTTACTTTATTTTTTTCATTTAGGTGCTTTAGTTTTACGCAATTTTGGTGATGGTTATAAAATTTTTCTTACAAAAACACCTGTAGAGGTAATAATGTTAACATTTATTTTATTAAGTGCTTATGCTATTAAAAGTGGTATAGAAGTTATAGGAAGAACCACTGGGTTTTTTATATTAATAATATTTTTTATAATAATAATGGATACTATACTTGTCTATAGAATGGTGGAAATTGAAAGGCTTTTGCCAATGTTTGATATTAGTGTAAAAAAGTTTTTGCAAATTAGTTTTGCTGCAAGCGCTTTTCCGTTTGCTGAAATAGTAGTTTTTCTAATGATTGTGGGTTTTGTTAATAAGCAGAAAGAAACTGGTAAGGCACTGATTGTGGGTTATATTGTAGTAGTAGGGTATTTATTATTAGTTGCAATAAGAAATGTAGCAGTACTTGGTCCTTTAGTAACTGTAGAAAAATATCCTTCATTAATGGTTGTTAGGCTTATAGATGTAGCTGAAGTCTTTACACGTATTGATGTATTAGTAGCATTTATAATAGTAATTGTTGCTTTTGTAAAGATAACTATATGTTACTATGCAACAGTATTAGGAGTTGCACAGGTAACAAAAATGCAGACCTATAAGCCTTTAACTTTACCTATTGGAATATTAATGTTAATACTAGCTATAATTCAATTTGATAATGTTGCAGAAAATATTAATTTTGCTATTGATGTTTATCCTTATTATGCTCTACTCTTTCAGTTTATACTGCCATTCTTAACCTTAATCATAGGATATATTAGAAAATTCCCGGGGGCAGAGACACTTAATGACTAA
- a CDS encoding Ger(x)C family spore germination protein encodes MNSNIKNFIVVFIIILFLSLAGCWDRQDLRDIAIVSALGIDKLDDENILLTVQVINLQQLQQQEGAGFSPGEEDLAFVNFSHHGKSFFSAKRELTHTIPSRVFGGHTAVIIFGKEKAEKGLLPHLDFIIRDYDFRRNKHVIVADGKAKDILNVKTEITPIPGFAIEQLIDQACRHSHAPKITVQEFIFRTMTPGMVPVAPMIFIESEEKEGVAENEEHDQEEVNQELDQKQALYLRDTAVFNKDVEMVGKFNKDETRGMYWVFGDVTSANIYIEGINNDLQVATEIIRASSKITPIYENNRFSILVEINIKSILGEAHNGIDLLDEKNWEKIKKEQALVVEGEIEKAINKAKDLNSDVFGFGNTIYKKYPNEWKQIEDNWHEKFADLDIAIKIKSNVVRSEMIDRTLESR; translated from the coding sequence ATGAATAGTAATATTAAAAATTTTATAGTTGTTTTTATAATAATTTTATTTCTATCACTTGCAGGATGTTGGGATAGGCAAGATTTGAGAGATATAGCTATAGTTTCTGCATTAGGTATTGATAAATTAGATGATGAAAATATATTACTAACTGTTCAAGTAATTAATTTACAACAATTACAACAACAAGAAGGAGCTGGGTTTTCACCCGGAGAAGAAGATTTAGCATTTGTGAATTTCAGTCATCATGGAAAAAGCTTTTTTTCAGCTAAAAGAGAGCTCACCCATACTATACCATCTAGAGTATTTGGAGGTCATACTGCTGTAATTATTTTTGGGAAAGAAAAAGCTGAAAAAGGTCTTTTACCACATTTAGATTTTATAATACGTGATTATGATTTTAGAAGGAATAAGCATGTTATAGTTGCAGATGGAAAAGCAAAAGATATTTTAAATGTTAAAACTGAAATTACACCTATACCAGGTTTTGCTATAGAACAGTTAATTGATCAAGCATGTAGACATTCGCATGCACCTAAAATTACTGTACAAGAATTTATTTTCCGGACTATGACTCCAGGTATGGTTCCAGTTGCTCCCATGATATTTATAGAATCTGAAGAAAAAGAAGGTGTAGCTGAAAATGAAGAACATGACCAAGAAGAAGTAAATCAGGAGCTAGATCAAAAGCAAGCATTATATTTAAGAGATACTGCAGTTTTTAATAAAGATGTGGAAATGGTAGGTAAATTTAACAAAGATGAAACACGCGGGATGTATTGGGTTTTTGGTGATGTTACTTCAGCTAATATTTATATTGAAGGTATTAATAATGATTTACAAGTTGCAACTGAAATTATAAGGGCATCTAGCAAAATAACCCCTATTTATGAAAATAATCGTTTTAGCATATTGGTAGAGATAAATATAAAAAGCATATTAGGTGAAGCACATAATGGTATAGATTTGCTTGATGAGAAAAACTGGGAGAAAATCAAAAAGGAACAAGCATTAGTTGTAGAAGGCGAAATAGAAAAAGCGATTAATAAAGCTAAAGATTTAAATTCAGATGTATTTGGCTTTGGTAATACTATTTATAAAAAATATCCTAATGAATGGAAACAGATTGAAGATAATTGGCATGAAAAATTTGCCGATTTAGATATTGCAATAAAAATCAAGTCTAATGTAGTTCGCTCTGAAATGATTGACAGAACACTAGAATCTAGATAA